The Pseudomonas sp. R4-35-07 genome contains a region encoding:
- a CDS encoding zinc-dependent alcohol dehydrogenase family protein: MSRTIRFHKFGPAEVLKCEEHATAQPAPGEVQVRVDAIGISWYDVLWRQNLASSHARLPSGLGHEMAGVVVALGDGVDDLAVGDKVASFPAESPNDYPVYGEQIVLPRSALTRYPDVLSPIEASVHYTPLLIAYFAYMDLARVKPGQFALVTDASHCAGPSFVQLGKALGVRVIAATKDSAEREYLLSLGAEKVIVTEEQDLLMQINKITGDRGVDVVFDGLGGPQMSLLGDVLAPRGSLVLYGLQGGNQTPFPACAAFQKNIQFFVHCIGNFTGKPELGIIQDQVALQRALRDINQLTADRVLVPLKTTVFPFSQFVEAHRYMDECPCRERVALQVEAV; the protein is encoded by the coding sequence ATGTCCCGCACGATTCGTTTTCACAAGTTTGGTCCGGCCGAGGTGCTCAAATGCGAAGAGCATGCAACCGCGCAGCCCGCACCGGGCGAAGTGCAGGTGCGTGTCGACGCGATTGGTATCAGTTGGTACGACGTTTTGTGGCGTCAGAACCTGGCGTCGTCCCATGCACGCCTGCCGTCTGGCCTTGGCCATGAAATGGCCGGCGTGGTTGTCGCCCTGGGCGACGGCGTGGACGACTTGGCGGTGGGCGACAAGGTCGCCAGTTTTCCTGCCGAAAGCCCTAACGATTACCCGGTGTATGGCGAGCAGATCGTTCTGCCCCGTTCGGCCCTGACCCGTTACCCGGATGTCTTGAGCCCCATTGAAGCGAGCGTGCACTACACGCCGCTGCTGATTGCCTACTTTGCCTACATGGACCTGGCGCGGGTCAAGCCTGGGCAATTTGCGTTGGTGACCGATGCCAGCCACTGCGCCGGGCCTTCGTTCGTGCAGTTGGGCAAAGCCTTGGGGGTACGGGTGATTGCCGCGACCAAAGACAGCGCGGAACGTGAATACCTGCTGTCGCTGGGGGCGGAAAAGGTCATCGTCACCGAAGAGCAGGACCTGCTCATGCAAATCAACAAAATCACGGGTGACCGTGGCGTCGATGTGGTGTTCGACGGCCTGGGCGGGCCGCAGATGTCGCTGCTCGGTGACGTGCTGGCGCCGCGTGGCAGCCTGGTTTTGTATGGCCTGCAAGGCGGTAACCAGACACCTTTTCCGGCCTGCGCCGCGTTCCAGAAGAATATTCAGTTTTTCGTGCATTGCATCGGCAACTTCACCGGCAAGCCGGAGTTGGGCATCATCCAGGACCAGGTGGCGTTGCAGCGCGCTTTGCGGGATATCAACCAACTGACTGCCGACCGGGTACTGGTGCCGTTGAAAACCACGGTGTTTCCGTTCAGTCAATTCGTCGAAGCCCACCGCTATATGGACGAATGCCCGTGCCGCGAACGAGTTGCGTTGCAGGTTGAAGCTGTTTGA
- a CDS encoding PLP-dependent aminotransferase family protein codes for MRLRGERQADFAYQAVYRYMINLINEVSLEKPVKLPSLRQLSTRLKVSISTIQYAYSILEKEGRIYSVAKSGYFAWPVAANAPMATSGDLLERLYAAARRPGMVVLSGDEPALLGSLDGALLSLERQLIRRYPHHLQTHSQPSGVWELRAALAARYTSSPTRCWQADEVYIGADVRGVLEILIDALGLKGTVVVAESPCDYLVLRLLQGAGVRVIELPWLADGRFDLSTFEHLLSHEPVHLVVLSSVVSMPSGSVLSVQERMQVAQLLDRFGCWLLENDTFGELSFAPSSVSLRHLVDPERLIVFSSFEKILGPEAPFGFVLSRQLSRELQRQFLLRAFRLSSIRQRAIARLYESGRYDQHVQTLRQRLREQAQAMGLRLDARLEGWVSYRMPVAGASFWLQSTAAVDMRHVFQRMVTQQVVIAPGELFSLSGLHHQHMRLGHAFSGHPNLDIALDTLAEALQQAQI; via the coding sequence ATGAGACTGCGCGGGGAGCGGCAAGCGGATTTTGCCTACCAGGCGGTGTACCGCTACATGATCAACCTGATCAACGAAGTCAGCCTGGAAAAACCGGTAAAGCTGCCGTCCCTGCGGCAGTTGTCGACCCGCTTGAAGGTGTCGATCTCGACGATCCAGTACGCCTACTCGATATTGGAAAAGGAAGGGCGGATCTACTCGGTGGCCAAGTCCGGCTACTTTGCCTGGCCGGTGGCCGCTAACGCGCCAATGGCCACGAGTGGGGACTTGCTTGAGCGCCTTTACGCGGCAGCGCGGCGGCCTGGCATGGTGGTACTCAGTGGCGACGAACCGGCGCTGCTGGGCTCACTCGATGGTGCGTTGCTTTCACTGGAGCGCCAACTGATCCGCCGCTATCCGCACCACCTGCAAACCCACTCGCAACCCTCCGGCGTCTGGGAGCTGCGCGCGGCGCTGGCGGCACGTTATACCTCATCGCCCACGCGCTGCTGGCAGGCGGATGAGGTGTATATCGGCGCCGACGTGCGTGGCGTCCTGGAGATCCTGATTGACGCCCTGGGCCTCAAGGGCACCGTGGTGGTGGCCGAATCACCCTGCGATTATCTGGTCTTGCGCCTGTTGCAGGGGGCCGGCGTGCGGGTAATCGAATTGCCCTGGCTCGCCGACGGCCGCTTCGATCTGAGTACCTTTGAACACCTGCTCAGCCACGAGCCGGTGCACCTGGTGGTGCTGTCATCGGTGGTGAGCATGCCGTCGGGCAGCGTGCTGTCGGTTCAGGAGCGCATGCAGGTGGCGCAATTGCTGGACCGATTCGGCTGCTGGCTGCTGGAGAATGACACCTTTGGCGAACTGAGCTTCGCACCGTCCTCCGTGTCCCTGCGGCACCTGGTCGACCCTGAACGGCTGATAGTGTTCTCTTCGTTCGAGAAGATCCTTGGCCCGGAAGCACCGTTTGGTTTTGTACTGTCGCGCCAGCTGAGCCGCGAGCTGCAGCGTCAGTTTTTATTGCGTGCATTCCGGTTGTCGTCGATTCGTCAGCGCGCCATTGCCCGCTTGTACGAAAGCGGACGGTATGACCAGCATGTGCAGACGTTACGCCAGCGCCTGCGTGAGCAGGCACAGGCTATGGGCCTGCGCCTGGATGCACGTCTGGAGGGGTGGGTGAGCTATCGGATGCCCGTCGCCGGCGCAAGTTTCTGGCTGCAGTCGACGGCGGCTGTGGACATGCGCCATGTGTTCCAGCGCATGGTCACGCAGCAGGTGGTGATCGCTCCCGGTGAGCTGTTCAGTCTCAGCGGTTTGCATCACCAGCATATGCGCCTGGGGCATGCGTTCAGCGGGCATCCGAACCTGGACATCGCCTTGGATACATTGGCCGAGGCACTGCAGCAGGCGCAGATTTGA